Proteins encoded in a region of the Panicum hallii strain FIL2 chromosome 3, PHallii_v3.1, whole genome shotgun sequence genome:
- the LOC112887895 gene encoding probable folate-biopterin transporter 7, giving the protein MEKEEKVAAEAAAAEARRRLVIGVGFWVQGFRLFPWLGVNFFLKDGMGVAASSLQILQASANLPMVAKPLLGLLSDAVPIRGHRRLPYVAIGALLQAISWLAIALWPAISLPVLTIFLLLSNFGASICEVANDAIVAEAGKQVTSSSGSGQLQSFAWMFGSSAGALGNLLGGVALSYFSPRIMFLFFAILLVIQFFTTVAIPESSLKLPRAATNLSALTSIRKQVKELSCALCMPEMFWSIIWFTLSYTVIPFLLGTMFFYQTEVLRLDSSVIGLSKVFGQVALLAWSMSYNKYFKTMSARKVLSVLQFALALIMLSDVLFVQGIYRKIGIPDSIYTIVFSGLFEGLMFFKVLPFSVHIAKLCPAGCEGSVMAFVMSALALATIVSGYLGVALAAFMGVSGDDFSALPACLLIEAACTMLPLCCSSLIKERREKEKKEE; this is encoded by the exons atggagaaggaggagaaggtgGCAGCGGAGGCtgccgcggcggaggcgaggcggcggctcGTGATCGGGGTCGGATTCTGGGTGCAGGGGTTCCGGCTGTTCCCGTGGCTGGGCGTCAACTTCTTCCTCAAGGACGGCATGGGCGTCGCCGCCTCCTCGCTGCAGATCCTCCAGGCCTCCGCCAACCTGCCCATGGTCGCCAAGCCgctcctcggcctcctctccgacGCCGTCCCCATTCGCGGGCACCGGCGCCTGCCTTACGTCGCCATCGGCG CTCTCTTGCAGGCAATTTCATGGTTAGCGATTGCCCTCTGGCCAGCAATTTCCCTTCCGGTTCTTACCATTTTTCTCCTCTTGAGCAACTTTGGTGCTTCCATTTGTGAGGTTGCCAATGATGCCATAGTAGCAGAGGCCGGGAAGCAAGTGACCTCTTCCTCAGGGTCAGGTCAGCTTCAATCCTTTGCTTGGATGTTTGGCTCTTCTGCTGGTGCTTTGGGAAATCTCCTTGGTGGCGTTGCTCTCAGCTATTTTTCTCCCAGAATCATGTTTCTGTTTTTTGCAATCCTTCTCGTGATCCAGTTCTTCACAACTGTGGCTATACCTGAGAGCTCTCTCAAACTCCCAAGGGCAGCTACCAATCTATCGGCACTCACCAGCATCCGTAAGCAAGTCAAAGAGCTGTCATGCGCCCTGTGTATGCCTGAAATGTTTTGGTCAATCATATGGTTTACATTATCGTACACCGTCATACCTTTTCTACTTGGGACCATGTTCTTCTATCAGACTGAAGTGTTAAGACTAGACTCATCAGTTATTGGCTTATCAAAGGTGTTTGGGCAAGTGGCTCTCTTGGCTTGGAGCATGTCATACAACAAGTACTTCAAAACAATGTCTGCCCGTAAGGTCCTGTCAGTTCTGCAGTTTGCCCTAGCGCTCATAATGTTGTCAGATGTGTTGTTCGTTCAGGGAATATACAGGAAGATCGGAATACCAGACTCCATATACACAATTGTCTTCTCTGGGTTGTTCGAGGGTCTTATGTTTTTCAAGGTGCTGCCCTTCAGTGTTCATATTGCAAAACTTTGCCCTGCTGGCTGTGAGGGATCAGTAATGGCCTTTGTTATGTCTGCACTTGCCCTTGCCACTATTGTCAGTGGCTATCTTGGAGTTGCTCTTGCTGCCTTCATGGGAGTATCTGGAGATGATTTTTCAGCACTGCCTGCTTGCCTGTTGATTGAGGCTGCATGCACGATGCTACCATTGTGTTGCTCGTCATTGATcaaagagagaagagaaaaggagaagaaagaagaaTAG